ATCGTCCGGGGTGATGACGCAGATCTCCATGTTCCCGCCGTCCTCGGCCACGTACAGATCGCCGGAGGACGCGCCGGTCACGTTGTCCACACCGGTCAGCGGCGCCGTCCCGCCGGTCACCAGCGAATCGTCATAGGCCAGTTCGATCGTCCGGGCGGCCGCGTCGTAACTCCACACCCGGTTGTCGCCCTTGGTGGTGAACCAGCAGGTGTCGTTCGCGTAGTAGCACCCTTCGCCACCGTTGAACCGCTTGGCCCCGGCCACCTGGTTGCGGGTGGCGGTGGCGCCGGTCGGGTCCGGCACGGCCGCCCAGGTGACGGGGCCACTGGTGCCGGAACCGGCGACCATGACCTCCAGCCTCCCGGAGGACAGGTCACCCCATGTCGTCGGCGTGAAACGGTAGAAGCACCCGTCCGTGACGTCCTCGGTCATGTAGACGGTCCGGCGGACGGGATCGGCCGCCGCCGCCTCGTGCTTGAAGCGGCCCATCGCGTCGCGCCGCACCGCGGCCTTCACGCCCCACGGATCGGTCTCGTACACATAGCCCCGGTCGACCTCCTCACAGGACAGCCAGGTGTTCCACGGGGTCTTGCCTCCGGCGCAGTTCTGCCGGGTACCGGAGAGGACGCGGTACGCGCCCGTGACCGCCCCTGCCGAGGAGAACGTCACCGCGCTCGCCCCGCCCGATGGGTTGATCTCCGAGTTGGAGACGTAGATCCAGCCGCTGGCGTCGGCGTAACAGGCCCCGCCGTCCGGGGCGTCGTGCCAGGTGTACGAGGTGCCGGCGACCGTCTGCCGCGAACGGGCGATCACCCGGCTGGTGAACCCGGCGGGAAGCCGTACGCCGTTGGCGTCCGGCGAACCGAGTGCCCCGTACGGGCCGGCGCCCGGCTGTGCCGGCGCCGCGTACGCGGCGCCGCGCCACAGGGTTCCGCCGAGCGCTGACGAGGAGCCGCCGATGACGGCGGCACGCAGGAGGGTGCGACGTTTCACTCTGGCTCCAGGGAGTGCCGTGATCGTTCCCCGCTGTCGGCTGACGGCGGGGTCTCACGGCCTTGAACCCTAGGGAGGTATCGCATAGGCGGAATTGACGGGGCCTGGACACCACATGACGCGGGCGTGGATGCCCGCACTTGCCAAGGAAGAAGGGCATACATCGGTTGGTTGATGACCTCCAGCGCCGTGAAGTTTGCCGGGTCGTCCAACTCACCTGCGGATATGGGCTCTTCTGAATTCTGATACGTCGGAGGTCTTCCCTTGGCCCTCGTACGGCCTGCACCATGCCGGGTAGTTCACCACCGGATATGGGAGGCACATACGTGACCCCGACAACAGGGAACGGGATCTCTCGAAGAGGAGTGATCGGCTCGGCTGCCGTAGCCGGCTCGGCGGTCGCGCTCGGTGCCGGAGGGCCGCTGACCGGTTCCGGTACCGCCTGGGCCGCGCCCCGGGGGCCCGGCGGGTCGGGAAGCCTGGCCGAACGGCTGGCCAGGGCCGCGGCGCCGCGCTGGCGGCGGATGCCCGGCGACTGGAAGGACGGTCCCTTCCTGGCCAACGGTCTGCTCGGGGTGAACGTCTACCGGGGCGCCACGGCCAACTCCCTGAAGGTGATGGTCAGCCACAATCAGGTACAGGACCAGCGGCCCCAGTGGGCCGCCACATACGGCTACTCACGGCTGCCCATAGGGCATTTCGACCTCACGCTGGCAGGCGAGGTGACCGATGTCGACTGGACCCTCGACATCTGGGACGCCGAGCTGCGCGGCACCGTCACCACCACCCGGGGCAGCGTCCGCTTCTCGATGCTGGTGCACAACGCCCGTACCGCGCTGCTGATCTCCACCCGGCCCAGCGCGGGGGAGGAGAGCGCGGCCTGGTCGTTCACATGGATGTCCGCCACCTCGCCCCGGACGAAGGGCAAGCCCGCCGACTACACCGGCAACCCCGACCCCCGCACCGGCTCCACGGGCGCCACCCACTACGTCGAACAGCCGTTGATCGCCGGTGGCGGGTGGACCACCGCCTGGCGGGAACGCCGAGTCGGCACCGGCAGGCTGCTCGCCGCGCATATCGTCTACCGCCACCCCGACGACCTCTCGAAGACCACCGAACTCGCCGTGGCCGAGGTGGCCCGCACCCTGGCCGAGGACCCGGACGACCTGGTGCGCGAGCACCGCGGCTGGTGGCACCGCTTCTACGAGCGCAGCCTGCTATCCGTACCCGACAAGCGCCTTCAGCACTTCTACTGGATCCAGCTCTACAAGGCGGCCTGCGCCACCCGCGCCGACGGGCCCTCGATGTCCGAATGGGGGCCGTGGTACCCGGAGACCGGCGGCAGCTGGACCGCGGTCTGGTGGAACCTCAACGTCCAGATCGCCACCTGGCTGATCCAGGGCTCCAACCACCTCGAACTCGACTCCGTCACCTCCACCTTCAAGAGTTTCGAGAAGAACCTGCCGCTGTCCCTCCCGCCCGAGATCCCGAACGAAGAGATCTACGCCCTGTCCCACCCCTCCGACTGGACGCTGCGCCCCGGCGCCCACACCGTCGGCGTCCCCGGCACCTCCACCAAGACCGACAACAACGGCAATCTCATCTGGGCCATGCACAATGTCTGGCTCAGCTACCGCCACACCATGGACATCCGCATCGTGCGCGACGTCCTCTACCCGATCCTGGTCAAGGCGGTGAACTACTACGACCACTTCCTCTACGAGGGCGGCGACGGCAAGCTGCATCTGCCGCTCACCCGGTCCCCGGAGTACGCGGACGCGGTGGACTGCACCTACGACCTCTCCCTGCTCCGTTGGGGCTGCGCCACCCTCCTCGACTGCCTGCGCATCCTCCGCACCGACAACCCGCGCGCCGGGCGCTGGCGGGAGATCCTGCGGCGTCTGGTCGACTACCCGCGCGGCGCGGACGGCGTCCTGATCGGCGCCGGCGTACCACTCGCCGACTCCCACCGCCACTTCTCCCACATGCTGTGGCTGTACCCGCTGCACGAGCTCACCTGGGACCGGCCGGCCGACCGGGACATCATGCGGACCACGTTCGACCACTGGACCCAGGACCGCAGCCTCTGGGCCGGGTACAGCTACGCGGCGGCCTCCTCCATGGCGTCGCGGATGGGGCGCCCCGAGGACGCCCTCGACTTCCTCACCACCTTCACCGGGAACCTCTTCGACGAGTCCTACATGGACTGCTACATGACCGCGAACACCATGTACGCGGAGGACACCAACCTGGGCATCGAGTCCCCGCTGACCACGGCCCAGTCGATCCTCGACATGGGGATGCAGAGCCATGGCGGCGTCGTGCGGGTCTTCCCCTCCGTCTCACGGCGCTGGCCCGACGTCTCGTTCCAGGCCCTGCGCGCCCAGGGCGCGTTCCTCGTCGACGCGGACCGCGCCGACGGCAGGACCAGGTGGGTGCGGGTCCACAGCGAGGCGGGCGCGCCACTGGTGCTCCAGCACGGCATCGCCGGCGCCATCGACGTACGGGACGAGCACGGCCGGCGGCTGCGGTACCGGGAGACGGGACCCGGCCGTATCGAGATCCCGCTCGGCCGGGACGAGACGGCCATCGTCGCCCCGCGCGGCAGCCACCCGGAGCTACGGCCGCGCGACGTACCGGCCGTCGGCGACGCGAAGCCGTGGGGACTGCCGGACTGAGCCGGGGTCCGGGGGAGGCCGGGCGCGGGACGGCCTCCCGGTCAGGAGAACTCGATGGGGTTGACGCGGTTGATCAGCTCGTGTCCGTCGAGCAGCCGGGTGGCGTTGGCGGCGAAGAGTTCGGCGATGAGGCGGTCCTCCGCCGCGTCGAGCGCGGCGGTGTGCGGGCTCACCAGCACCCGCTCGTGGTCCCACAGCGGGCTGTCGGCCGGCAGAGGCTCCGTCTCGAACACGTCCAGCGGCGCGAAGCCGACCCAGCCGGAGTCGAGTGCCCGGGCCAGGGCGGCCTCGTCGACGTCGCTGCCGCGGCCGACGTTGACGAGGCAGGCCCCGGGCCGCGGGGCGGCGAAGAACCGCTCGCCGAGGAGGTGCTCGGTCGCCTCGGTGCCGGGGAGCGTGTTCGCGACGGCGTCCATGGTCGGTGCCACCTCGGTGATGCGGTCGGGGTGGATCACGGCGGAGACACCGGGGACGGCGACGTCTCTCCGGCTCGTGCCGATGACCGTCGCTCCCCAGCGCCTGGAGTGCCCCGGCGACGGCCCGGCCGATCCCGCCGAGGCCGAGGACGAGCACGGTCTGGCGGCTGACCTGCCCCATCGTCCAGCGGCCGCTCCACTCCCGGTCACGCTGCCGGCGGCTGAGGCGCGGCAGGTCCTTGGCCCCCGCGAGCACGCCGAAGACGGCGAACTCCGCGAGCGGGCGTCCGTGGACCCCGGCCGAGGTGGTGAAGAGGACACGGTCGAGTTCATCGGGACGCAGCCCGGCGGCCTTGACCTGGCTGTCCCCGCCCGCGGCCATGGTGTGCACCCAGCGCAGGCCCGGATTGGCCCGGACGGCTCGCGCCAGGGCGGCCGGGTCCACATCGGGGATGCCGTACAGGGCGTCGGCGGAGTCGATGGCCTCCTCGTAGGCGCGCTGCCGCGCGGGGCCGCGCCGCCAGGCCGGATCCCCCGCGAAGTCGGCGGGCCAGCGCATCGGGGGCAGCAGTTCGTGGTCGACGACGAGGTCGATCCGCGGCTCCAGCTCCCTGACGCGGGCGCGGTTCTCCTCGGACAGCGGGGCGGCGACCGCGACCCGGAGGCGGTCTCCCGCCTGGTTGAGGCCGGTCATCGGACGCCCGCGTTCCGCAGCGCGTCGACTTCGGCGTCCAGTGCGGCCTCGCGGGCGACGATCTCCCGCACCGACGTCAGCGCTTCCTGGGCCCGGTGCGGCGGGATGACGATGACGCCGTCGCCGTCGGCCGCGACGATGTCTCCGGAGTTACCACGGCGCCGCCGATGGCGACCGCCTCATGGGCGCACTGCGCGGAGCCCTGATCGGGTGGTCGGCGGCCCGGCCCGGCACGCCGGAGGAGTCAGGTCTGGTCTCTTCCCCACTGAAGGGCGACACCGGCTGAAGTACGCTGTCGGCGCACTTCCCGCGCCTGAGGCACAGCTCGTGCCGGCGCCCGGCCGGCTCGCATGCGAACGGAGAGAACAGCGCACATGGACGTCAGCGCCTACCTCGAGGCCGTCTACGGCAATCTCCACCGCCGGGATCCCGCAGAAACGGAGTTCCACCAGGCAGCCCACGAAGTCCTACAGGCGATAGGACCCGTGCTCCAGGCCCACCCGGAGTATCTGCACGCCAGGATCGTGGAACGGCTCTGCGAGCCCGAACGGCAGCTGATGTTCCGGGTCCCGTGGGTGGACGACCAGGGAACGGTGCAGGTCAACCGAGGCTTTCGGGTGGAGTTCAACAGTGCCCTCGGCCCGTACAAGGGCGGCCTGCGGTTCCACCCCAGTGTCAACCTCGGCATCGTCAAGTTCCTGGGTTTCGAGCAGATCTTCAAGAACGCGCTGACCGGCATGGCGATCGGCGGCGGCAAGGGCGGTTCGGACTTCGATCCCAAGGGCCGCTCGGACGGCGAGGTCATGCGCTTCTGCCAGGCGTTCATGACGGAGCTGTACCGGCATCTGGGCGAGCACACGGATGTGCCCGCCGGGGACATCGGAGTCGGCGGCCGTGAGATCGGCTACCTCTTCGGCCAGTACAAGCGGATCACCAACCGCCATGAGTCCGGTGTGCTGACCGGCAAGCCGGTCGGCTGGGGCGGCTCGCACGCCCGTACCGAGGCCACCGGCTACGGCGCGGTGTTCTTCGCCCAGGAGATGCTCGCCACGCGCGGCCAGGACTTCGACGGACGGCGGGCCGTGGTCTCCGGATCGGGCAACGTGGCCATCTACGCCATCGAGAAGGTCCACGCCCTCGGTGGACGGGTGGTGGCCTGCTCCGACTCCTCCGGTTATCTGGTCGACGAGGACGGCATCGACCTGGAGCTGCTCAAGGAGATCAAGGAGGTGCGCCGCGAGCGGATCTCCGCTTACGCCGAGGTGAAGACGACCGCCCGGTTCTCCGCCCGGGGGTCGGTGTTCGACGTGCCGTGCGAGGTCGCACTGCCGTGCGCGACCCAGAACGAGCTGCACCAGCAGGACGCCACCGCGCTGACGAAGAACGGTGTGCTGGCCGTGGCCGAGGGCGCGAACATGCCGTGCACGCCCGAGGCGGTCGAGATCTTCCGCGGCGCGCGGATCCTGTTCGGTCCGGGCAAGGCCGCCAATGCGGGCGGGGTGGCGACCTCCGCACTCGAGATGCAGCAGAACGCGTCCCGCGAGAGCTGGAGCTTCGAACGCACCGAGGACCAGCTCGCCACCATCATGCGGCAGGTGCACGCGCAGTGTCGCGCCACCGCGGAGACCTACGGCGGTGACGCCGACGACTACGTGCTCGGCGCCAACGCCGCGGGCTTCCTCCGTGTCGCCGAGGCCATGACCGCCCAGGGGGTCGTCTGAGTCCGGAGTACTTCCGTGCACGGGGGCCGTGCGGATGCCGTACACAGCGTCAGGGTGTCGGCGTCCGCATG
This genomic interval from Streptomyces asiaticus contains the following:
- a CDS encoding alkaline phosphatase PhoX is translated as MKRRTLLRAAVIGGSSSALGGTLWRGAAYAAPAQPGAGPYGALGSPDANGVRLPAGFTSRVIARSRQTVAGTSYTWHDAPDGGACYADASGWIYVSNSEINPSGGASAVTFSSAGAVTGAYRVLSGTRQNCAGGKTPWNTWLSCEEVDRGYVYETDPWGVKAAVRRDAMGRFKHEAAAADPVRRTVYMTEDVTDGCFYRFTPTTWGDLSSGRLEVMVAGSGTSGPVTWAAVPDPTGATATRNQVAGAKRFNGGEGCYYANDTCWFTTKGDNRVWSYDAAARTIELAYDDSLVTGGTAPLTGVDNVTGASSGDLYVAEDGGNMEICVITPDDVVAPFLRVDGQSGSEITGPAFSPDGRRLYFSSQRGTSGSSSGGITYEVTGPFRG
- a CDS encoding glycosyl hydrolase family 95 catalytic domain-containing protein; the encoded protein is MIGSAAVAGSAVALGAGGPLTGSGTAWAAPRGPGGSGSLAERLARAAAPRWRRMPGDWKDGPFLANGLLGVNVYRGATANSLKVMVSHNQVQDQRPQWAATYGYSRLPIGHFDLTLAGEVTDVDWTLDIWDAELRGTVTTTRGSVRFSMLVHNARTALLISTRPSAGEESAAWSFTWMSATSPRTKGKPADYTGNPDPRTGSTGATHYVEQPLIAGGGWTTAWRERRVGTGRLLAAHIVYRHPDDLSKTTELAVAEVARTLAEDPDDLVREHRGWWHRFYERSLLSVPDKRLQHFYWIQLYKAACATRADGPSMSEWGPWYPETGGSWTAVWWNLNVQIATWLIQGSNHLELDSVTSTFKSFEKNLPLSLPPEIPNEEIYALSHPSDWTLRPGAHTVGVPGTSTKTDNNGNLIWAMHNVWLSYRHTMDIRIVRDVLYPILVKAVNYYDHFLYEGGDGKLHLPLTRSPEYADAVDCTYDLSLLRWGCATLLDCLRILRTDNPRAGRWREILRRLVDYPRGADGVLIGAGVPLADSHRHFSHMLWLYPLHELTWDRPADRDIMRTTFDHWTQDRSLWAGYSYAAASSMASRMGRPEDALDFLTTFTGNLFDESYMDCYMTANTMYAEDTNLGIESPLTTAQSILDMGMQSHGGVVRVFPSVSRRWPDVSFQALRAQGAFLVDADRADGRTRWVRVHSEAGAPLVLQHGIAGAIDVRDEHGRRLRYRETGPGRIEIPLGRDETAIVAPRGSHPELRPRDVPAVGDAKPWGLPD
- a CDS encoding NAD(P)-dependent oxidoreductase, which encodes MIHPDRITEVAPTMDAVANTLPGTEATEHLLGERFFAAPRPGACLVNVGRGSDVDEAALARALDSGWVGFAPLDVFETEPLPADSPLWDHERVLVSPHTAALDAAEDRLIAELFAANATRLLDGHELINRVNPIEFS
- the gdhA gene encoding NADP-specific glutamate dehydrogenase; translated protein: MDVSAYLEAVYGNLHRRDPAETEFHQAAHEVLQAIGPVLQAHPEYLHARIVERLCEPERQLMFRVPWVDDQGTVQVNRGFRVEFNSALGPYKGGLRFHPSVNLGIVKFLGFEQIFKNALTGMAIGGGKGGSDFDPKGRSDGEVMRFCQAFMTELYRHLGEHTDVPAGDIGVGGREIGYLFGQYKRITNRHESGVLTGKPVGWGGSHARTEATGYGAVFFAQEMLATRGQDFDGRRAVVSGSGNVAIYAIEKVHALGGRVVACSDSSGYLVDEDGIDLELLKEIKEVRRERISAYAEVKTTARFSARGSVFDVPCEVALPCATQNELHQQDATALTKNGVLAVAEGANMPCTPEAVEIFRGARILFGPGKAANAGGVATSALEMQQNASRESWSFERTEDQLATIMRQVHAQCRATAETYGGDADDYVLGANAAGFLRVAEAMTAQGVV